CGCTACAGTCAAACCACAGTCAAACCCTGTATCAGCCTGCTGTGGATGTTCTGTAAACCGCTGGGGTTTGACAATCATGGAGGGTCAAAGATCAATACAGAGGTCATGAACTCTGCATTCTGCAGGAGGTTCATGACCTGCATATTGGCTGGCACTGCTTCAGTGTTTCTGAAAAGAGGAGTGCTCCCTCAACCAAGAAGATCATGTCTTTGTAACAAACTTCACCTTGTTTCTTTCAATTAAAGATGCCTTGGTGTTTGCTGTCTGTAAAAACCTAGTCCAGGCCACTTTTCAGAGACTTTTTAAACATCTCTTGAATTCGCCGAAAAGAAACCTATACCTGGGTTTCCACAAAACACATCAGTATCAGAAGTGATGACAGCACAGACGGAACTGAGCAGGCATTAGTACATGCTGCGttgtgtcaaatgtttcaccatAAACTATTTTAAGAATGTCAATATTTTGGCTCTTCAAAAGGTTAAAGCAAGGGTCTTGTCTAGTCAAAAATCTGTGTCACCCAAAAGCCCTACttaacaaaataaatttatgtgGGAAATGTCATTGGCACAAATTTTAGGATTTATGGGCTTGAAATGGGGTCAGTGATACATGCTACTACTCTTGGGTTTTTCGGCAGAttgtccatgtagccgacacgaacacgaagtgtgtgttaccggctaccaaaaactatgaaaaaaaataaagaatgagctacaaaatcactatcagttttaagttgcaggtagaataagtctgtgcctttgtaaaaaatactaaaaaaatagtagaaagtgaagaaccagctgaaagttagttgaggagaccttgaccgcatatcatttgcatctcattgtcggctacatggactgtgtgccggtTTTTCATGCTTGATAGGCAAGAATGGAAGGTGGTTTTCTGTTAAATCAGCGGTTGCAACACAGTTCAGCTGAAGACAACATCACCGTCATGCATGCATGGCTGGCTGTCTTTGATAGGCTGTCCTATCTCCCTGCTTGGCTTCCCTTTTCACCGTTCATCTCTGACCATTCAATTCATTACATGTCTAATTACCAGGGTACTGACGACCACAGCGCAAAAAAATGAGGTCGTTCGCATCATGAATGACGCCGTCAGGCTTCACAGACTAGGTATATAGGTCAACAGAAAATGGCTGAGGGAGTAAGTAAGGGCGGGGAGGTAGGGTGGGGTATAGGGGTGCTGTGTTATAACCCTGGTCAACAGATCACAAGAACCAGTAGAGGTATAATTTGCTGCCCTCCCTGAACAATAAACAGAAGTATTATGTAATTTAGACCTATTATTCTTTTGTCTCTCTCCAGGGCAAggtaaaattttgatacacattaACAGGGGGATCTCACTTTTGAGATaggggaaggtcaaaggtcactgtcaGTAGCATTCACTTTGATACTAGTAAACCATACAACAGAAGGTTCAATTCATATTACTCCTGAGATGGTAGAATTTTTCAGTTGATCACCGCACATCATTACACCTGGTCCACCTTATCAAACATCCAAATGTTTGGTTTTACAACAAAACATCTCAACTGTGTCATCAAAAATAGTTTATAGGCAAGAATGTAAAGAAGAAATATATGGGAGGGGATTGACAGCTGATCAGTTAATATTTGGAATACATTAACTTCGTAACAGGATAATCACAATGCTTTTCAGAAGCAGTGCATCAGAGTTGATGGGAGAAGGACTGTTACAAGTTACCTAATCTTGCTGTTGACTGACTGCATAAGACAATCTCTACGAAATATCGTGGATCTTGATAAAGGGATACTTGTGGAGTAGTTAATTCGACtctgccattttgaaaaaaagaggtTGAAATTCAACCGAGTAGATTTTATACTGACCATTGCATGTGTATTTGCTAAGTTTATCCCTAAGGCAGCATTCTAATATGTAGTATTTAGCAATAATATTCATTCATGGTACGTATACTCTCATAAGGATGACACAAATTGTGAATAGAAACAGGCTTGTGTCTTTCTATGTAGTTATGTAaaagaaatcatcaaatatATACCAACAAAAAAGATTTCTCTCCACTTGTGATGCAACTCTGGCTCTGGCAGTATATTTTTTAGTCCATCTCAACTATTTCAGAATGTATTGGGGTTTTTATGGTCGTTTGACAGATCTCCTCTCAATTCATCTAGAGTCCTGCCTCATCATGAGAGCAATGAGGTAAATAATTTTCTGAGCTAGTACAACGTAAATTGACTAGCAGCATGGATGGATTTAAGTCTTTCATGCTTGAGGCAGAGAAAGTACATAATAAGAAATAATGTCTTGAGTGAAAACGGAGCACATTTTATGAATTGAGTGAGCATCTACAAATCTAGGGTTGCAATATTGTATGGCGTATAACACTTGGATCAGCATCTTCCATGAATAAACTCTCTGTATTCACAATCTTGGACAAGTTCACAACATCTTTGCAGTTTGTCGTGAAGTTGCACCCTCTCACCTCTTGGTGTTGccattattttgatgtttagacTTCTGAAGGATATCTGACAGCTGGCTGGCACTGCCGTAAATAGAAGCTCGTGATCCCAGGCACATTTGATACTGTTTGGGGTCAAGATTTGGGTCACAGAGTATTTCGTGGTAGATGTGTACCAGTCCAACATCTGGTGCTCTGAACACTGTAATATTGCTTTTGATAAACTTGTTGTAGAGGTCCACATCCTCCATACCCCATCCAACGATGGATGCGTCCATGCCGCCAACGTGGCTCACATCCCCGTTGTACGCGCACACAATCCCGAATCCGTAACTCCGGATTATTCCCGATTCCTTATTAATGATGATGTTGGACGTGGAACGTTTCCGTGGATACACAACTTTTGGTTCAAACTGGCTGAAAACTTCCGGATAGTAAACCTGTTGACCCTGTTTGGTGTTCTGCCGGCACCGATTGAGGAACCCTGCTGTAAAGTACATATCCACATCCACGAAAAACATCAGCGCATCCCCTGGAAACTGGGATGCACCCAACTCTAGCGCCAATCCCCGGGAAAACTCTCCGACGGCATTGACAATGCGCAGCTCTGTATGCGgatatttctgttgataaacAGCGATTAGTTTCACTATTTCTAATGACTGGTCATTATTTGCAGTCTTGAATAAAACAATGACAAGTTTCACGTCCTCTTTTGTAATGAGGCATGCCCTCTCTATGTTCTCCATGAATCTCTTGAAAGTTTCAAATCTGCCGGCCAGGGGCAGAACAAAATGTATTGTATGCTTTGAATATCTGCTGAGCGTATTCCACTGTGCGCCTTTGTCGGCGGCCGCATTTCTGAACTTCACCAGTGGCTTTGGAGTCCTCATTTTATTACTCGGTAACTTCAAGACCGGTTTTTCCTCGATCTCCTCCTGAAATTCAATCTTACCGAACGATTGGTGCAGGTAAGCATGCCTTCTGACGGGGACATTGCGCTTCTTGCCTTTATGCCTCCTGTACAAGAGCAGCAGATCCAGGACATAATCCACGCCCAGCTGAGGATTCAGCCTTTGGTATCCGTAGAGTATCTCCTGGAAATCAATAGTCCTTCCTCGGGATAAGGCATTCATATTGATCATTTCCATGATCTGCATAACGGTGCTGTCCATGGCAGCCTGTAAATTTTTACTCAGTCCTGCCCTCGGGTTGTCACTCTGCCAAGAGTACATatactttgtaaaaaaatcccACATTATGACATCGTTGTGTGAGCTCGGGACGAATCGCATCAGATCTGGATTGAGTCCAAGCTCCACACTCTCTTTCTTTTGGTCGATTGTAGGTATTTTAAGTAACTGGTTCATTTCTCTGATTTCTCTAAGTGTCCTGAGAGTTTTGAGTTGTAAATCAGCAATTTTCTGACTTTCTAAGTACGAATGCATCCGATAGAAGTAGGGGATATTTTTGATGGGATGGAGGGTGACGGCTTGGTGGACCTCAGAAGTGTGGATGTTTCCGATGAAGGCATCTTTGACAAAGTACTTGTGGTAAAACAGCTGTTGCATCTGAAATACAAAagcaaaaaatcatgaaatttcaacaacaaATGCTAGAAACAGACTTTTCATGACATTTCAGCACATAAAGCGGTTGGAATCACAGATGACGGGACATGTAATTCATAGCATCATTGAACACAGATAGACTTAGATGGATATGTTTAGATacatacggtatatatatatatatatatatatatatatatatatatatatatatatatatatatatatatatatatatatatatatatatatatatatagacgaAAAGATCTGTAGAACGGCAGGTTGTTCTAAGATTGACCTTACTTCCAATCCCAAGAGTAAATTTTGATGAGCAACGTTTCGATGTGGCTAGCACACCTTCATCAGGCTCTATTtactaaaacaaaaacaatgtgcgcatttcaaacaaaaacaagtGCGCATGTCAGGATCAGACAATgcgggaatatatatatatatatatatatatatatatatatatatatatatatatatatatataaagatacacacatacatgcatatgtacacagacagagacacacacacacagacagacacatacacacatacacactcacACAAGCAGAATCAGAACACACTTTCTGCAAAGCATACACAATGTCTTTTACAGTGTTCTCAGCATACAAAGCACATAGTAATCATATTCGTTTGAATTGTATTCTCTGTGCGCTTTAGGTGTTCATAAGTTACCCTTGGAAGCAACATCCTGGATACACAAGAACCACAGGTTttatcagtgtgtgtgtgcttCGTGATGACTACATTTACATCACTCATCACAGGTCATTAGCTCTTTCCATCCTGCAAATTTCCTTTTTGGATTGAGATTATTACGCTTCAGGGGAAAGCAAACAATCCAGGGCTCTGATAACTGGGTTGCACTCGTCAGGAATAAATCTCTTAAAGACAGACCTTCAATATTTCAGCCTAAACACAGTAAGGTACTAAAACTGTACAACACAAGACAGTAAATGTAACACATACATCTTGCAAGGCTGTCTCCAGGCAAGCAAGGTTGTATCatgcaaaacatgacaaacaaatgATGGCTAAAAATATTGCTTCTGATTCACCGGATTTGGTTGACTGAATCCGTACAGAAATCGAACTTAAActggatatacatgtatctatgaCTTGGAATCACACATCTTActttaatatatgtatatacgaTGATGTATTAACAGCAAGAACTCCTACCCTGGTTCAACTGTGCATCTGTAAATTTTACTTCAGGTGTAATTCATTCTGTATACAAGCACCTGCTCATCAGATGATGCTGTATGTCACGAACTGTATATaatttgctgtgtgcttgtctgcaggcttgaagttgttGCTTCAATACACTTAATACAATATGTAACATGGGCATGTCAAACAAACATGCATGTGATTCACAGTTATTAGATCTTGTCTCATATCTCATGAAGCAGAAATGAGAAAGCCCGGGTTCATTTCCCTCTACACCTACACACTTGCCGTAGCGTACACTGACCCAACACCATAAACGCAAGGCTGTCACGTTCAATCAGCAAATCAAAGTGCCTTAGGCAATATTTGCAAGGGGAAACTGGCTACAGGGAGTAAACTGTCGATGATGTTGTTTTCTGAtgttgtaaaaacaaaacaaataaagtaACATGATGTAACTCAACTGCATGTAGACATGTGAATCCTGCTGTTCAAGGTATAGATTACAAGAATAGGTATTATCTGAACAAATGGCTGTAACATCTACAAGGGGTCCTCGGTGTTTTTGGGAGTGGTGCTGAGGGGAACAATGCAAAACAAGCTGAGTTTTATCTGGATGGTGGGAGTATAAATAGCACTCACAATCTCCTTGCctgaattttttacaaaatagtaTGACCCACCATagttttttggagggtctatggacCCCCTCGtattattgctttgaaatttcttgaaaagtTTTTCTACTACAAAGAAATCACATTTATTGGAAGGATACAATAGTATTTTTACCATGTAACTGACATATTTTAGCTGAAagacaatgtgaaagaaaagtGTGCAAAGAGCACACACTCTCTTTACAcaatatgtatgaaatattatttatacTTCCATGGAGGATATCATGGTATCAAGAGACTGTGCctaaaaaacaaaaccaattttCATTCTCTTCCCTGGTATAAGTATTACCAACACAAtgatttatgtacattaattaTGCAATTTTATTGTTCCAGTCCTGACCAGctgtcaataataacattggAGATAACAATTAACATACAACCAACCATTGATCAGTCCAATACTTTAGCACACTTGATATGATTTTGGTAGCAGGACAAGAAACTCTATTCTAAAGGTAGCGCTGATTgcaaatgatgtaattttttgtctcattaatatgcataaataaatatttgtctgcattttctgcataaacaatgaaaataaaacctgctggtgttagaatggctactaaaagtcacactaattcatatgaatttatgactcagactacaagccgcaacaacagccacgcatgcaacaacaaaatttgtccgaattttaggCAGCATTGTCTGACGTCGCAcacatgcagctatatttagtaacaattTGAAACCTGAAATCGCAATCAATGCTATTGGACACAAATATTAAATGGAGAATACATCAAAGTTACAGAAAGTCGGCAATATTTTCTTCTACTGTGCATGCTCCATCAGCAGTTCGAATTCTTCAGCATTTTTCATCACAGCCACGAGTTGAAAGTCTACAGTGTATTTGTGATGTGTGCACTAGTCCATGTGTGATAACACATTGCATTGCAAAACATGCGCTGCAAAACACCACGGCAACACAAACTGTGATATCTTAATAGGCATACATAAAATATTGATACCAATATTAAAGCAAGCTATTCTTCAAATGCACAAAAAGACACGCTTTCAAACAGATGCAGTCACAGCCTATGTTTCTGTCTGCAAAATCATGTTTGAATCTACCATTCCAATGGCAAATGTTGATAAGAAATtgtaagtgatcattttaaaagAGCTGCTGTAAACCAGAGAAGGTCACTACAATGTGAAGAGAATTCACTGAGGGGGCAAGAGGTCACCCCTCTTTATAAATGAGGTGACCTTGCAGTGGTGTGAATGAAAACCATACTGTGTTCCACTGGACAACCTGATAGGTCTTCTAAAAGAGTTTTCAAAGTTCTAAGATTGGATGGCAAGACTGACACTCAGCTCCTTGTCCTTGCTTTCTGTCTTTGATGACCACTTGGTGGCCACAAGAGCCTGCTAGACAGTCTTCAGATTTCTCATTTCTTGTGAAATGTTTACATTGGATAGCTTCTGTAATGCGCGGATTATCTCTCAAAATGCCAAATTGCTAAACTTTGCGTTTCCTTGAAGTTCATGTCAACCTCTCTTCTGTAGTTCTTTAATAAACCATCACAGCGGTTCACAGGTTCAAATTACATCATTACAGTATTTCATTCACAGCTTTCCTCCTTGCACGTCTGCACAGCTAGTCTAGACATAATTTGATACCGGCCATTCTTGAAACATTCTATTAAACCTTTTCATAACCACACATTGGTATTATCAAATTGGttttcattggttttatgtGTAGTTGACCACTATGCTGGCAAACTGAATGAAACATCTGTAGACTCTCCCATAGCCCTTCCCCAGCTATGCATTGTCACTGGGTGCACGGTGTAGCTGTAGGCTTGTGCTGAGCCAGGCTACACCAGCAATTGTGTGCAGCCAGCAGAGAGGCTATGATATGCATTTACTATATCATCAGTTTTGCGAGCATGACAAGCACCAACATTGGTTTGTCTGCAAACAGTGGCA
This is a stretch of genomic DNA from Ptychodera flava strain L36383 chromosome 21, AS_Pfla_20210202, whole genome shotgun sequence. It encodes these proteins:
- the LOC139121840 gene encoding chondroitin sulfate synthase 1-like, with the protein product MMLRRSRGCPRKLWSIFMGLLCGFFLATWLRLRVVPTMGTCYDQEVNDFGMEIRTQKPPDTGKSFIFVGVMTAKMYLSTRAAAVNRTWARTIPGKVSFFSSADSNSSSLGLPLVSLPGVDDSYPPQKKSFMMLKYMHDNYIDKYEWFMRADDDVFIRSNKLESFLRSVNSTRSLFIGQAGLGNQDDFGKLFLNHGENFCMGGPGMIFSRDTLRRIVPNISYCLKNLYSTHEDVEVGRCVRKFAGVDCTWSYEMQQLFYHKYFVKDAFIGNIHTSEVHQAVTLHPIKNIPYFYRMHSYLESQKIADLQLKTLRTLREIREMNQLLKIPTIDQKKESVELGLNPDLMRFVPSSHNDVIMWDFFTKYMYSWQSDNPRAGLSKNLQAAMDSTVMQIMEMINMNALSRGRTIDFQEILYGYQRLNPQLGVDYVLDLLLLYRRHKGKKRNVPVRRHAYLHQSFGKIEFQEEIEEKPVLKLPSNKMRTPKPLVKFRNAAADKGAQWNTLSRYSKHTIHFVLPLAGRFETFKRFMENIERACLITKEDVKLVIVLFKTANNDQSLEIVKLIAVYQQKYPHTELRIVNAVGEFSRGLALELGASQFPGDALMFFVDVDMYFTAGFLNRCRQNTKQGQQVYYPEVFSQFEPKVVYPRKRSTSNIIINKESGIIRSYGFGIVCAYNGDVSHVGGMDASIVGWGMEDVDLYNKFIKSNITVFRAPDVGLVHIYHEILCDPNLDPKQYQMCLGSRASIYGSASQLSDILQKSKHQNNGNTKR